In Ornithodoros turicata isolate Travis chromosome 1, ASM3712646v1, whole genome shotgun sequence, the DNA window ACCACTCCTTCCACACTGATTGTATGTCCTCTGGCAGTGGATCATCCCAGTCTAGCTCCGCCTCCCAAATTCTTTGCAGCAGAATCTTCCCAGTAATGGTGAAGGGCGCAAGTAAGCCGAAAGGATCGTACATCCTTGATACGGACTGTAAAATGTGTCTCTTGTCATTCGTCTCGTTTGCAACAAAGTCCAAAATGGCTGCGAGAGGGCATCGTAGTTTGTCATTGTGTACGTCCCAGACAAGTCCCAGCACCTTCTTAGTGTGATCTTGAGTCGTCTCGACGGTTGTGCTGCCATCGTTGAACATCTGGCGTAATAGGCTCCCGTCATTGGTCACCCACTTCTTCACTTTCATGCCTGCGGCCTCAAATATTCGCAAAGTGTCCTGGTACAGAATCTCTGCGTCTGATGATGTTTCCACGCTGACCACCAAGTCGTCGACGTAGAAATGGTCCTGTAGAAGCGCCGCTGTCTCCGGGTAGTCCCCTTCAGACTGCCGTAAGTGGTGTCGAATAGTGGCGGAAAGAAGAAAGGGGCTGGACCTGGCACCAAAGGGTACTCGAGTCATCCGCCAAGTTTCAATGTCTGGGAGGGTTTGCCCAGTAACCGGAGTCGTAGAATACCAAAGGAAACGCAATGCGTCGGTGTCCTGCTTGTGAAGGCCAATTTGTAGAAAGGCCTTCTCTATGTCAGAAACAAGGGCGATGGGATGCATCCTGAACCTCAACAGCAAAGAGAGAATGTCCGAATTGAGATTAGGACCCACGTGTAGTACGTCATACAAAGATAGAAACCCAGGTGCCTTTGACGAGGCGTCGAATACGATGCGTACTTTAGTAGTCTCCCTTTCACGTCGGATCACTGCATGATGTGGGAGATAATACTCCGGGCCAACCTTTGACGCTGTGACATCTACGCGTTCAGCGTGACCGTTCTCGAGGTACTGGCGAATAACTTGGTCGTATTCGATCATTACAGCCTGGTCTTTCAACAGAGTGCGGGTGGCGTTTCTTAGACGTACTTCAGCTGTTGTCTTGTTTGTCCCGAGCCTAGAGACAAGGTTGTCCTTCCAAGGCAGCCCAACACTGTAGCGACCGTTCTCCAATAGAGTGCTGTCCTCGAATCTCTGTAGAACGGGATCTATTCCTGGTGATTCTGAGGCGTCGGCAATCCCGAGGTGCTCCAAGTCCCAGAATGACTGCAACCTCTCATCTAAGTCGTCTTGGGAGAAGCTAGAAACATCAACGTGGAAAGTGTTCACCTCTGGCAAAGAATAATCTCCCGCAGGACCTTGCAGAGTCCATCCGAAGGTTGTTTCGAGGGCGATGAGGTTACCTTGAAGCCGCATTTGCTTGCCGGTGACAACCGCCCCGTAAAAGTCTGCGCCCAAAAGAATGCTTATTTCTGTTGAGGGAACAGATGCCACAGCCACATCCGCTAACTGGATTCCAGTATTCCTGAGGCAATTGAGAGCCTTGACGTCGATATGCGGAAGGTTACTGATGCATATTTCTGGTATTTCCAGAGCCTCAAAGGATACCTCCTGGGACGTGTACTGGGATCGGAGGGTCACACTGACCCTGCTATGCAAGGACTGCTTCCCGGCTTTTCCGACAGTGTTGATTGCAAGATCTTCCCTTCCCACGATTGGCAGCTGCATTTTCCGCGACAGTGGCTTCTTAATAAATGTCCTTTGGCTGCCGCCATCGATGAGAATACGAATTGGCTTCCGTCGGCCATCAGTAGTGCAAAGTATGGCATACCCCGTCTGCAGGAGCACGACCTGCGGGTATGGAGAACAGTGTTGCCATGTACCGCTTGCTACGACGGTTCCATCCGTAGTTTTCTGACTCCCTTGCCTACATAGGACCGTCAAATGCCGCCCGCTGCATCGGTCGCACTTCAGGCCCTTCACGGATCGACAAACTCTAGCGGTGTGATTCTCCTTTGCGCAACGGAAGCAGCGGCGGCTTCGACGAAGCCGCTCTTCCAGGTCTGCCAGGTCAGCATCTAGACGGCACTTCCTGACGTCGTGATCCTTCCCACAAAAGAAACAAGCGCTGTCTGCAGTTTTCTTGGTATTCGTTGGGTTAGATGTCTTACTGGCTTCAGCACCGAGTGCTGCAGCGGAGGGCAGTCGGTCCTGTGAATTTCGAGTGTGTTTGCCATCTCGACTCTGTGTAAAACGTCGAGGATCTTGTGTCCCTTCTGCCACTGCGACGTGTTCCCTGCATTCAGCTTCCATTTTGATGAAGTCTAGTAACTTGCCCAGAACCTTTTCATGACGATCGTCTGCGGTTCCAGTTGCGTCCGCGGCCTCAGTGTGAAGTCTCCTCTGAAAGCTGAGGACCAAGTCGACTGGAAGGGCCTGTTGTAATACTGGGTACAACAGCGAAGAATACGAACTCAATCCAGTTCCCAACGCTTCCAAACTTCGGATATGCGCCGCGCTGTGTCATGCAGACGTCTAAGTTCGGAGACGTTTCGGGTCGAACGAACCTCCTGAATGGCTAACAGTCGCTTCAGATGGAACTGCATGAGCGAGTCTGGATTGCCGAATCGATCCTGTAGCATTTTGACCGCAGTGTCATACATGTCGCCTGT includes these proteins:
- the LOC135389818 gene encoding uncharacterized protein LOC135389818, whose amino-acid sequence is MEAECREHVAVAEGTQDPRRFTQSRDGKHTRNSQDRLPSAAALGAEASKTSNPTNTKKTADSACFFCGKDHDVRKCRLDADLADLEERLRRSRRCFRCAKENHTARVCRSVKGLKCDRCSGRHLTVLCRQGSQKTTDGTVVASGTWQHCSPYPQVVLLQTGYAILCTTDGRRKPIRILIDGGSQRTFIKKPLSRKMQLPIVGREDLAINTVGKAGKQSLHSRVSVTLRSQYTSQEVSFEALEIPEICISNLPHIDVKALNCLRNTGIQLADVAVASVPSTEISILLGADFYGAVVTGKQMRLQGNLIALETTFGWTLQGPAGDYSLPEVNTFHVDVSSFSQDDLDERLQSFWDLEHLGIADASESPGIDPVLQRFEDSTLLENGRYSVGLPWKDNLVSRLGTNKTTAEVRLRNATRTLLKDQAVMIEYDQVIRQYLENGHAERVDVTASKVGPEYYLPHHAVIRRERETTKVRIVFDASSKAPGFLSLYDVLHVGPNLNSDILSLLLRFRMHPIALVSDIEKAFLQIGLHKQDTDALRFLWYSTTPVTGQTLPDIETWRMTRVPFGARSSPFLLSATIRHHLRQSEGDYPETAALLQDHFYVDDLVVSVETSSDAEILYQDTLRIFEAAGMKVKKWVTNDGSLLRQMFNDGSTTVETTQDHTKKVLGLVWDVHNDKLRCPLAAILDFVANETNDKRHILQSVSRMYDPFGLLAPFTITGKILLQRIWEAELDWDDPLPEDIQSVWKEWCVGVSELEQLSLPRFLGYSCTATPRKMHVFADASPYAYGAEIYVEVSSSGSSSMEFLVSKSRMAPIKRQTLPRLELMAALLAARLYRYVCTALKIVPDCVYGFSHSVALDKRASNTVEDLRCEPRPRNSKHHFY